From a single Pseudalkalibacillus hwajinpoensis genomic region:
- a CDS encoding anthranilate synthase component I family protein, protein MLHLEKTARIPIYETLELEADEWFARYKQFIDNRKEHILLDSTRGGRYSMFGIKPMAYLSGHGRTLSIIENGKEEIHKGNLLDLMQWWMEHQVSETDEHLPDFQGGAMGFLSYDISRQIETLPELSKDDLELPELSFIVYEDVGVYDHMKQKLWLIAQVEVGKESEAQMRLAAYSNEWSKPIKVIADRPALFKNEDKPIFSMSEATFADAVRKVQEYISAGDVFQVNLSLRESRRLYSEPLAVYEKLKEINPSPYMAFIHTNEFDLVSASPELLIKKKGDELSTRPIAGTRSRGKDNLEDERLARTLIENEKERAEHVMLVDLERNDLGRVCSYGTVEVDEFMVIEKYSHVQHIVSNVRGTSAPGNSAFDAIKATFPGGTITGAPKVRTMEIIEELEPVRRGVYTGSIGWIGFNDDMELNIAIRTMVIKDHIAHVQAGAGIVIDSNPEAEYKESLKKARALWKAKELTEEFSRD, encoded by the coding sequence GTGCTACATCTAGAAAAAACAGCTCGCATTCCGATCTACGAGACACTTGAACTAGAAGCTGATGAGTGGTTTGCGCGATATAAACAGTTTATCGATAACAGGAAAGAGCACATCCTTTTGGACAGTACGCGTGGTGGTCGTTATAGTATGTTTGGAATCAAACCGATGGCCTATTTATCCGGTCATGGTCGTACTCTTTCTATTATTGAAAATGGGAAGGAAGAAATCCATAAGGGGAATTTACTTGATTTGATGCAGTGGTGGATGGAGCATCAAGTGAGTGAAACGGATGAACATCTGCCAGATTTCCAGGGTGGAGCCATGGGGTTCTTGAGCTATGATATATCTCGACAGATTGAGACGTTACCAGAGTTATCAAAAGATGATCTTGAATTGCCAGAGCTTTCCTTTATTGTGTATGAAGACGTTGGGGTTTATGACCATATGAAACAGAAGCTCTGGTTGATCGCCCAGGTAGAAGTCGGGAAGGAAAGCGAAGCACAAATGCGGCTAGCAGCATACAGCAATGAATGGTCGAAACCTATAAAGGTTATCGCCGATCGCCCTGCTTTATTTAAAAATGAGGATAAACCAATTTTTTCAATGAGCGAAGCGACTTTTGCTGATGCTGTTAGGAAAGTACAGGAGTACATTTCAGCTGGCGATGTGTTTCAGGTAAACCTTTCACTTAGAGAGTCACGAAGATTGTATTCAGAACCGCTAGCAGTTTATGAAAAACTGAAAGAAATTAATCCTTCCCCGTATATGGCCTTTATTCATACAAATGAATTTGATCTTGTGAGCGCTTCTCCAGAGCTTCTCATAAAGAAAAAAGGTGACGAGCTTAGTACGAGACCCATCGCAGGAACGAGGTCAAGGGGTAAAGATAATCTAGAAGATGAACGCCTCGCACGGACTCTCATTGAAAATGAAAAAGAACGTGCTGAGCACGTCATGCTAGTTGATCTTGAACGGAATGATTTAGGGCGTGTTTGCTCCTATGGAACAGTGGAAGTAGATGAGTTTATGGTGATTGAAAAATACTCGCACGTTCAACACATTGTTTCAAATGTTCGTGGAACATCCGCTCCTGGAAATTCAGCCTTTGATGCAATAAAAGCCACTTTTCCTGGTGGAACGATTACAGGGGCCCCGAAAGTTAGAACGATGGAAATTATAGAAGAACTTGAGCCAGTACGTCGTGGCGTTTACACTGGTTCTATTGGGTGGATCGGATTTAATGATGATATGGAGTTGAACATCGCTATTCGTACAATGGTGATAAAAGATCATATCGCCCATGTCCAGGCAGGGGCTGGAATTGTAATTGATTCCAATCCTGAAGCAGAGTATAAGGAGTCTTTAAAGAAAGCAAGAGCGCTCTGGAAAGCGAAAGAGTTAACTGAAGAGTTCAGCAGAGATTAG
- the pabA gene encoding aminodeoxychorismate/anthranilate synthase component II yields the protein MILMIDNYDSFTYNLVQYLGEMGEELIVKRNDQITIEEIERLNPAFIMVSPGPCSPNEAGISMEVISRFAGEIPIFGVCLGHQSIAQVFGGDVIKAERLMHGKTSEMHHDGRSVFKGIENPFTATRYHSLIVKKETLPDCFEISAWTEEGEIMAIRHKELAIEGVQFHPESIMTGTGKTLLKNFIETHRKNAYKY from the coding sequence ATGATTTTGATGATCGATAATTATGATTCATTTACGTATAACCTTGTGCAGTACCTTGGAGAAATGGGTGAGGAACTTATCGTGAAACGGAACGATCAGATCACCATAGAGGAAATTGAAAGACTTAATCCTGCATTTATTATGGTGTCCCCTGGTCCATGCAGCCCGAATGAAGCCGGAATCAGCATGGAAGTCATCTCCCGTTTTGCAGGTGAGATCCCGATCTTTGGAGTTTGCCTCGGGCATCAGTCTATCGCTCAGGTGTTCGGAGGAGATGTTATTAAAGCGGAGCGGCTAATGCACGGAAAAACATCTGAAATGCATCATGATGGCAGGAGTGTTTTTAAAGGAATCGAAAATCCATTTACAGCCACAAGGTATCATTCATTGATTGTTAAAAAAGAAACGCTTCCGGACTGTTTTGAAATCAGCGCCTGGACGGAAGAAGGCGAAATTATGGCCATTCGACATAAGGAGCTGGCGATTGAAGGGGTTCAATTTCATCCTGAATCCATTATGACTGGCACCGGGAAAACCCTCCTCAAGAACTTCATTGAAACGCATCGTAAAAATGCTTATAAATATTAA
- the cysK gene encoding cysteine synthase A, which translates to MMRVANSITDLIGQTPIVKLNRITDDNHAEVYLKLEFMNPGSSVKDRIALAMIEAAEENGELKAGETFVEPTSGNTGIGLAMVAAAKGYQAVLVMPDTMSMERRNLLKAYGAKLVLTPGSEGMGGAIRKAEELAKEHGYFMPQQFKNEANPEVHRRTTGKEIVDQMDQLDAFVSGIGTGGTITGAGEVLKEHFPSIKLYAVEPTDSPILSGGKPGPHKIQGIGAGFIPSILDTELYDEVIQVQNEQAFEWARKAAREEGVLGGISSGAAIYAALEVAKKLGKGKKVLAVIPSNGERYLSTPLFQFDDE; encoded by the coding sequence ATGATGAGAGTAGCAAATTCAATTACAGATTTAATCGGTCAAACACCAATTGTAAAACTGAATCGCATCACAGATGACAACCATGCAGAGGTCTATTTAAAGCTGGAATTCATGAATCCAGGAAGCAGCGTCAAAGATCGTATAGCACTAGCTATGATTGAGGCTGCTGAAGAGAATGGTGAACTCAAAGCTGGGGAGACGTTCGTAGAGCCTACAAGTGGAAACACTGGTATTGGTCTTGCGATGGTTGCAGCTGCAAAAGGTTATCAGGCAGTATTAGTAATGCCTGATACGATGAGTATGGAGCGTCGTAATCTATTGAAGGCTTACGGAGCCAAGCTTGTGCTAACTCCAGGTTCTGAAGGAATGGGTGGAGCAATCCGTAAGGCAGAAGAGCTAGCTAAGGAACATGGGTATTTCATGCCACAGCAGTTCAAGAATGAGGCAAATCCAGAAGTACATCGTCGCACAACAGGTAAAGAGATTGTCGATCAGATGGATCAGCTTGATGCTTTTGTTTCCGGAATCGGTACAGGTGGTACGATAACAGGGGCAGGAGAAGTCTTGAAAGAGCATTTCCCATCTATCAAGCTTTATGCCGTAGAACCAACAGATTCCCCGATCTTGTCTGGTGGGAAGCCCGGTCCTCATAAAATCCAGGGAATTGGCGCTGGATTTATTCCTTCAATTCTTGACACCGAATTGTATGATGAGGTGATTCAAGTTCAAAATGAGCAGGCTTTTGAATGGGCAAGAAAAGCCGCTCGTGAAGAAGGCGTACTAGGTGGTATTTCATCTGGTGCAGCTATATACGCAGCACTTGAGGTAGCCAAAAAGCTTGGTAAAGGTAAGAAAGTACTTGCAGTGATTCCAAGTAATGGTGAGCGTTATCTTAGTACACCGCTTTTCCAATTTGACGACGAGTAA
- the ftsH gene encoding ATP-dependent zinc metalloprotease FtsH produces the protein MNRIFRNTIFYLLIFLVVVGVVSFFNGTNNETNVLDYGEFQSKLNNGEIQELTIQPERGVYTVTGQLAGGDEDSEENTFVTNVPDSENAVENIINSEDTKVTVEKAPEQSGWVTFLTSIIPFVIIFILFFFLLNQAQGGGGRVMNFGKSKAKLYSEEKKKVTFKDVAGADEEKQELIEVVEFLKDPRKFAAVGARIPKGVLLVGPPGTGKTLLARAVAGEAGVPFFSISGSDFVEMFVGVGASRVRDLFENAKKNAPCIIFIDEIDAVGRQRGAGLGGGHDEREQTLNQLLVEMDGFSANEGIIIVAATNRPDILDPALLRPGRFDRQIPVNRPDVNGREAVLRVHARNKPLSDEVDLKVIAMRTPGFSGADLENLLNEAALVAARHNKTKVDMNDIDEATDRVIAGPAKKSRVISQKEKNIVAYHEAGHTIIGTELDNADIVHKVTIVPRGQAGGYAVTLPKEDRYLMTKPELIDKIIGLLGGRVAEEITFGEASTGASNDFQRATAIARSMVTEYGMSEKLGPMQFGSSQGGNVFLGRDIQNEQNYSDSFANEIDLEVQKIIKSAYERCREILIQNQDKLNLVAETLKEIETLDAEQIRSLVEEGKLPEGHHASGTSEDVKVNISKKEEQPESNEEQGEKE, from the coding sequence ATGAATCGTATCTTCCGAAATACAATATTTTATTTGTTAATATTTCTCGTCGTAGTAGGTGTTGTTAGTTTCTTTAACGGAACGAACAATGAAACTAACGTGTTGGATTACGGCGAATTTCAATCAAAACTGAATAATGGTGAGATTCAAGAATTAACAATACAGCCTGAGCGAGGTGTCTACACTGTCACAGGTCAGTTAGCTGGCGGCGATGAAGATAGTGAAGAAAATACATTCGTTACGAATGTACCGGACTCTGAAAATGCTGTAGAGAATATTATTAACTCAGAAGACACAAAAGTGACTGTTGAAAAGGCTCCAGAACAAAGCGGCTGGGTTACATTTCTAACGTCAATTATTCCTTTTGTTATTATCTTCATTCTGTTCTTCTTCTTACTTAACCAGGCTCAAGGCGGCGGTGGCCGTGTCATGAACTTTGGAAAGAGTAAGGCAAAGTTATACAGTGAAGAAAAGAAGAAAGTAACATTTAAAGATGTTGCAGGTGCTGATGAAGAGAAGCAAGAGCTTATAGAGGTTGTTGAGTTCTTGAAAGATCCTCGTAAGTTTGCGGCAGTTGGGGCACGTATTCCAAAAGGGGTTCTTCTTGTTGGACCGCCGGGTACCGGTAAAACATTGCTTGCACGGGCTGTTGCTGGTGAAGCTGGAGTGCCATTCTTCTCGATTTCTGGTTCTGACTTCGTAGAAATGTTCGTTGGTGTCGGTGCATCCCGTGTACGTGATCTTTTCGAAAATGCGAAGAAAAACGCACCTTGTATTATCTTTATTGATGAAATCGATGCTGTTGGTCGTCAACGTGGCGCAGGTCTTGGTGGCGGTCACGATGAGCGTGAACAGACTCTTAACCAACTATTAGTTGAAATGGATGGATTTAGTGCTAACGAAGGTATTATTATCGTTGCAGCTACAAACCGTCCGGATATTCTTGATCCGGCACTTCTTCGCCCGGGACGTTTTGACCGTCAAATTCCGGTAAACCGTCCAGACGTAAATGGCCGTGAAGCAGTACTTCGAGTACACGCTCGAAACAAACCGCTAAGTGATGAAGTTGATTTGAAAGTCATTGCGATGCGTACACCTGGGTTCTCTGGTGCTGACCTTGAGAATTTATTGAATGAAGCTGCACTAGTGGCTGCTCGACATAACAAGACAAAGGTCGACATGAACGATATCGATGAAGCGACAGACCGTGTAATTGCTGGTCCAGCTAAGAAAAGTCGCGTTATTTCTCAGAAAGAAAAGAACATTGTTGCTTATCACGAAGCTGGCCATACAATTATTGGTACTGAGCTTGATAATGCAGATATTGTTCATAAAGTTACTATCGTTCCACGTGGTCAGGCTGGCGGTTATGCTGTAACTCTTCCTAAGGAAGATCGTTACTTGATGACTAAGCCTGAGTTGATTGATAAAATTATTGGTCTACTTGGTGGTCGTGTCGCAGAAGAAATTACGTTCGGTGAAGCAAGCACCGGTGCAAGTAATGACTTCCAGCGCGCAACGGCGATTGCTCGTAGCATGGTTACGGAATATGGTATGAGTGAAAAGCTTGGTCCGATGCAGTTTGGTTCAAGTCAGGGAGGAAACGTCTTCCTTGGACGTGATATCCAAAATGAACAGAATTATAGTGATTCATTTGCTAATGAAATCGATCTTGAAGTTCAGAAAATCATTAAGTCAGCTTATGAGCGCTGTCGCGAAATTCTAATTCAGAACCAGGACAAGTTGAATCTTGTAGCTGAAACGCTCAAAGAGATTGAAACTCTTGATGCTGAACAAATCCGTTCTCTAGTTGAAGAAGGTAAACTTCCTGAAGGGCATCATGCAAGTGGTACCTCAGAAGATGTGAAAGTGAACATCTCGAAAAAAGAAGAACAGCCTGAATCAAATGAAGAGCAAGGCGAGAAAGAATAA
- the tilS gene encoding tRNA lysidine(34) synthetase TilS: MLQEVDRFIQKHNLLHHGDIVVTGVSGGPDSVALLHYLKRKTADLELTIVVAHVDHKLRGYESAADLTFVERFCEQEGIRFESSSVDVGRYKEENGLSTQVAARECRYEFFEQVMKKYSATRLALAHHGDDQIETMMMRQVHGSTGSGLSGIPVKRSFADGELIRPFLCVTKEQLLDYCSKHDISFRVDPSNLSDRYMRNRFRQAVLPFLKEENPNVHTRYQLYSERLQSDEQYLMDLANQQLGEIILDQNDKFVKMDNNAYHRLPIPLQRRVIHLILNYLYTGNTPFSSIHIEDLQLMLDSKHPSASLDLPMELRAVKSYTTSYFSFETYLKPEPYMYHLPLQGTVETPLGTITSILIEDTPSNLSGDDLLIEEDLLPLVVRSRRPGDRIQPKGMIGTKKVKDIFIDRKIDRSERDVWPIVEDAMGHIVWVAGVARSEKTSLSAKKKKRVHVHYEKKHLHRLGGQYH; this comes from the coding sequence TTGCTACAGGAAGTCGACCGATTTATCCAGAAACATAATTTGCTACACCATGGAGATATAGTTGTAACTGGTGTTTCAGGCGGGCCAGATTCTGTTGCTTTGCTTCACTATTTAAAAAGGAAAACGGCCGATTTAGAGCTAACTATTGTCGTTGCCCATGTAGATCACAAACTTCGGGGATATGAGTCAGCCGCAGATTTAACCTTCGTGGAACGTTTTTGTGAGCAGGAAGGAATTCGATTTGAATCTTCATCTGTTGATGTAGGACGCTATAAAGAAGAAAACGGCCTCTCAACACAGGTAGCTGCAAGAGAGTGTCGCTATGAGTTCTTTGAACAAGTGATGAAGAAATATAGTGCGACTCGCCTTGCCCTGGCGCATCACGGGGATGATCAAATTGAAACCATGATGATGAGGCAGGTTCATGGAAGTACAGGATCAGGATTAAGTGGTATTCCCGTAAAGCGGTCTTTTGCAGATGGAGAGCTTATTCGACCATTTTTATGTGTCACAAAAGAACAACTTTTAGACTATTGCAGCAAACATGACATTTCTTTTCGTGTTGATCCCTCAAATCTGAGTGATCGCTATATGAGAAATCGGTTCAGGCAGGCTGTTCTTCCTTTCTTAAAGGAAGAGAATCCAAATGTTCATACTAGGTACCAATTATATAGCGAGCGCCTTCAAAGTGATGAACAGTATTTAATGGACCTTGCGAACCAGCAATTAGGAGAAATAATCCTAGATCAAAATGACAAATTTGTGAAGATGGATAACAATGCGTATCATCGTCTTCCTATTCCTTTACAAAGAAGAGTGATTCATCTAATATTAAACTATCTTTATACAGGCAATACTCCTTTTTCTTCTATACATATTGAGGACTTGCAGTTAATGCTCGATTCTAAGCATCCTTCTGCTTCCCTTGATCTGCCCATGGAATTAAGGGCGGTAAAATCTTATACCACATCTTATTTTTCTTTTGAAACCTATTTGAAACCAGAACCGTATATGTATCATCTACCTTTACAGGGGACGGTGGAAACTCCGCTGGGGACGATTACCTCCATTTTGATTGAGGATACGCCATCTAATCTCTCGGGGGATGACTTACTTATTGAGGAAGATCTGCTTCCGCTTGTTGTACGCTCAAGGCGTCCTGGTGATCGAATTCAACCAAAAGGCATGATAGGAACGAAAAAGGTAAAGGATATTTTTATCGACCGTAAAATAGACCGTTCAGAACGCGATGTCTGGCCAATTGTCGAGGATGCGATGGGCCATATCGTTTGGGTCGCTGGAGTAGCTCGTTCTGAAAAAACATCACTGTCTGCAAAAAAGAAAAAGCGTGTGCATGTGCACTATGAAAAAAAACACTTACATAGGTTGGGAGGGCAATACCACTGA
- the folP gene encoding dihydropteroate synthase produces the protein MVMEWRDRLIDWNQKTWVMGIVNATPDSFSDGGKYNTSEQAAAHALQLVSEGADLVDIGGESTRPGAVPVSLNEELERVIPVIKAIRKAVDVPISIDTYKAEVANQAILAGADIINDVWGAKADPEMGMVAAEHAVPIILMHNRYDTDYGDIMSDVKRDIEESISIVRQAGVLDRNIILDPGIGFAKTYEQNLEVMRRLDEFAALGYPVLLGTSRKSIVAKTLNAPPHERMEGTGATVCLGIERGCQIVRVHDVNPIAKMARMMDAMLKPELND, from the coding sequence ATGGTGATGGAATGGCGGGACAGGCTAATTGATTGGAATCAGAAAACATGGGTAATGGGAATTGTGAATGCAACACCGGATTCTTTTTCCGACGGAGGAAAGTACAACACGTCAGAACAGGCAGCGGCACATGCGCTGCAGCTAGTTTCTGAAGGAGCAGATTTAGTTGATATTGGCGGCGAATCTACTCGACCGGGAGCTGTCCCTGTTTCTCTAAATGAAGAGCTTGAGCGTGTCATCCCTGTTATTAAAGCTATTCGTAAGGCGGTTGATGTCCCGATTTCCATTGATACGTATAAGGCTGAGGTTGCGAACCAGGCTATCCTTGCAGGGGCAGATATCATTAACGATGTGTGGGGTGCAAAAGCAGATCCTGAAATGGGTATGGTTGCTGCAGAGCATGCAGTGCCGATCATCTTGATGCATAACCGTTATGATACTGATTACGGAGATATTATGTCTGATGTGAAAAGAGACATCGAAGAGAGTATTTCTATCGTTCGTCAGGCAGGGGTATTGGATCGAAACATTATCCTTGATCCAGGCATCGGATTTGCTAAAACGTATGAGCAGAATCTTGAAGTGATGCGAAGACTTGATGAGTTCGCTGCACTCGGCTACCCTGTTTTACTTGGCACCTCTAGAAAGTCGATCGTCGCGAAAACTCTGAACGCTCCACCCCATGAAAGAATGGAAGGTACCGGAGCAACGGTGTGCCTTGGTATCGAAAGAGGCTGTCAAATTGTTAGGGTACATGATGTAAATCCAATTGCGAAAATGGCTAGAATGATGGATGCTATGCTTAAGCCAGAGCTTAATGACTAA
- the pabC gene encoding aminodeoxychorismate lyase, with protein sequence MLININGHVLDEKDAVISAFDHGYLYGVGVFETFRTYNGHPFLFDDHFNRLITSLEELQISLPYTKTELLDEVMWTINANQMRDAYIRLNISAGAGEVGLRTDPYQSPTMIIYVKPIGEPVRKEKRGIILSLKRNSPEGALRLKSHHYLNNILAKREVGDEPSIEGIFLSQEGFLAEGIVSNLFWVKDEKLYTPSLETGILNGITRQYIMHACKRLGIPVVEGNYDKQVLLEADEVFVTNSIQEIVPLWQVEHVPLPGLNGSVTNRLIVQYEQHRTSLLSRTDY encoded by the coding sequence ATGCTTATAAATATTAATGGACATGTGCTTGATGAGAAGGATGCGGTCATTTCAGCTTTTGACCATGGTTACCTCTACGGAGTTGGCGTCTTTGAGACTTTCCGAACGTATAATGGGCATCCTTTTTTATTTGATGATCATTTCAACCGATTAATCACTTCCCTTGAAGAGCTGCAAATCTCCTTACCGTACACGAAAACGGAATTACTTGATGAAGTGATGTGGACTATAAATGCGAACCAGATGAGGGATGCTTATATTCGATTGAATATTTCGGCAGGGGCTGGTGAGGTTGGGCTTCGAACAGACCCTTATCAATCTCCTACAATGATTATTTATGTGAAGCCAATTGGTGAACCTGTACGAAAAGAAAAGCGCGGCATCATTCTATCTCTAAAAAGGAATTCTCCGGAGGGAGCATTGAGGTTAAAATCACATCACTATCTCAACAATATCCTTGCAAAGCGCGAGGTTGGAGATGAGCCATCTATTGAGGGTATCTTTTTATCTCAAGAAGGCTTTCTTGCTGAAGGAATTGTCTCCAATTTGTTCTGGGTCAAGGATGAAAAGCTCTATACGCCCTCCCTTGAGACCGGAATACTCAATGGCATCACACGTCAATATATTATGCACGCTTGTAAAAGACTTGGAATTCCGGTTGTAGAAGGAAACTATGATAAACAGGTACTACTAGAAGCTGACGAAGTATTTGTAACAAATTCGATTCAGGAAATTGTTCCATTGTGGCAGGTTGAACACGTCCCTCTTCCGGGCTTGAATGGTTCTGTTACAAACAGGCTTATCGTTCAATATGAACAACATCGTACTTCGTTACTTAGTCGAACTGATTACTAA
- a CDS encoding type III pantothenate kinase: MILVLDVGNTNIVLGVYEGEELTHHWRMGTSRKQTEDEYAMVIKGLFNHEELSFDDVDGIIISSVVPPIMFALERMCQKYFHHKPLVIGPGIKTGLNIKYDNPKEVGADRIVNAVAGIHLYGAPLIIVDFGTATTYCYIDEHKQYVGGAIAPGINISTEALYMHAAKLPRIEIAKPNHIVGKNTVSAMQSGTLYGYVGQVEGIVSRMKKHSPKEPTVIATGGLASLIAEECDLIDIVDPFLTLKGLHLIYNKNKEELNAYR; this comes from the coding sequence ATGATACTTGTGCTTGATGTAGGGAATACGAACATTGTTCTAGGTGTATACGAAGGGGAAGAACTTACGCATCACTGGCGAATGGGAACGAGCAGGAAGCAAACGGAAGATGAGTATGCAATGGTTATTAAAGGATTGTTTAATCATGAAGAGCTTTCTTTTGATGATGTAGACGGAATAATAATCTCTTCTGTGGTTCCACCGATTATGTTCGCGCTTGAGCGTATGTGCCAGAAGTATTTTCACCATAAACCATTGGTGATTGGTCCTGGAATAAAAACAGGATTAAATATAAAATATGATAACCCGAAAGAGGTAGGGGCTGACCGAATCGTTAATGCGGTTGCAGGAATCCACCTCTATGGTGCGCCGCTTATTATCGTGGATTTTGGTACTGCCACAACCTATTGCTATATTGATGAGCATAAACAATATGTAGGCGGTGCGATAGCACCGGGGATTAATATTTCTACGGAAGCCCTTTATATGCATGCGGCAAAACTACCGCGAATTGAAATTGCGAAGCCAAACCATATCGTAGGAAAAAATACTGTTAGCGCCATGCAGAGTGGAACGCTATATGGTTATGTGGGGCAGGTAGAGGGCATTGTCTCTAGAATGAAAAAGCATTCACCTAAAGAGCCAACGGTCATTGCAACGGGTGGACTTGCTTCATTAATTGCAGAAGAATGCGATCTTATTGATATTGTTGATCCATTCTTGACGCTAAAAGGCCTTCACTTAATTTATAATAAAAACAAAGAAGAGTTAAACGCATACCGATAA
- the hslO gene encoding Hsp33 family molecular chaperone HslO translates to MNDYLIKALAFDGNVRAYAITSTEMVGEAQRRHTTWPTASAALGRAMTASTMLATGLKGKEKITVKIEGGGPIGAIIVDANAQGETRGYVSNPHVHFDLNDSGKLDVARAVGRDGFLSVVKDIGMREKFTGQVPIVSGELGDDFTYYLVTSEQVPSSVGVGVLVNPDNSILAAGGFMIQLLPGAAEETIRFIEKRIEAIPPISMLIQAGKTPEEILNELLGEENIKILDKMPVKFECSCSKERFSNGIMGLGKEEISSMIEEDGEAETACHFCNAHYHFSKEELKELYTESKL, encoded by the coding sequence ATGAATGACTATTTAATTAAAGCCCTGGCGTTCGATGGCAATGTCAGAGCTTATGCGATAACAAGTACTGAAATGGTTGGAGAGGCACAGCGACGACACACAACATGGCCAACAGCTTCTGCTGCGCTTGGACGTGCGATGACTGCATCTACAATGTTAGCAACTGGACTTAAAGGTAAAGAAAAAATCACTGTGAAAATCGAGGGCGGTGGTCCAATTGGAGCTATTATTGTCGATGCCAACGCGCAGGGTGAAACGCGTGGTTACGTAAGTAATCCACACGTTCACTTCGATTTAAATGATAGCGGAAAGCTTGATGTGGCTCGTGCTGTTGGACGCGATGGTTTTCTCTCTGTTGTGAAGGATATTGGCATGCGAGAAAAATTCACAGGTCAGGTTCCGATCGTATCTGGAGAACTTGGTGATGACTTTACTTATTATCTCGTGACTTCAGAGCAGGTACCTTCCTCTGTAGGCGTGGGTGTTCTTGTTAATCCTGATAACTCGATTCTTGCAGCTGGCGGTTTTATGATTCAATTACTTCCGGGTGCTGCAGAGGAAACAATCCGTTTTATTGAGAAACGAATCGAAGCTATTCCACCGATTTCTATGCTCATCCAGGCTGGGAAAACACCTGAGGAGATTTTAAATGAGCTACTTGGAGAAGAGAATATTAAAATCCTTGATAAAATGCCAGTTAAATTTGAGTGCAGCTGTTCGAAAGAACGCTTTTCAAACGGTATTATGGGTCTAGGTAAGGAAGAAATTAGCAGTATGATTGAAGAAGATGGCGAAGCTGAAACAGCCTGTCACTTCTGTAATGCTCATTATCATTTTTCAAAAGAAGAGCTAAAAGAATTGTACACTGAAAGCAAATTATAA
- the hpt gene encoding hypoxanthine phosphoribosyltransferase: protein MLNEIQETLISEEQIQEKCRELGKRLSDEYEERFPLVIGVLKGAMPFMGDLTKRMTCHIEMDFMDVSSYGNSTVSSGEVKIIKDLDTSVEGRDVLILEDIIDSGLTLSYLIDLLKYRKAKSIKIVTLLDKPTGRKVDLKPDIAGFIVPDEFVVGYGLDFAERYRNLPFIGILKPEIYQG, encoded by the coding sequence ATGTTGAACGAAATTCAAGAAACATTAATTAGTGAAGAACAAATCCAGGAGAAATGCCGTGAATTGGGTAAACGGCTTTCAGATGAGTACGAGGAGCGCTTTCCACTTGTGATTGGCGTACTCAAAGGTGCAATGCCTTTCATGGGGGACTTAACGAAGCGAATGACCTGTCATATTGAAATGGACTTTATGGATGTTTCAAGTTATGGTAATTCGACTGTATCGTCCGGAGAAGTGAAGATCATTAAAGATCTTGATACTTCTGTAGAAGGACGAGACGTCCTCATTCTCGAAGATATTATCGATAGCGGTTTGACCCTTAGTTATCTCATCGACCTCTTGAAATACCGTAAAGCGAAGTCGATTAAGATCGTAACACTTCTTGACAAACCGACAGGAAGAAAGGTTGACCTTAAACCTGATATTGCTGGCTTTATCGTTCCAGATGAATTCGTTGTCGGATATGGTCTTGATTTTGCTGAAAGATATCGTAACCTTCCTTTTATCGGGATTCTCAAGCCCGAGATTTATCAAGGTTAA